A segment of the Panicum hallii strain FIL2 chromosome 1, PHallii_v3.1, whole genome shotgun sequence genome:
GTTCCCACAATAGTCAAACGCGCTCCAAGTTACTTATTCCTTCAAATTAGATTTTTAAAAGACTATCAATAGCAAACATGGTAAGTAGTAAAAGAGTAGACAGGCATGAGAAGAAGAACCCGACGGGCACAGCACGAGAAGGCAGCACCGTCTAGGAGTAGAGCACTCTCTGTGAGCAAAATGCAGCAGTAAAACCGCTTTtattcaaaaagaaaaaaaaagaatgaaaCCGCGAGCATGGATCAAAATCGCTGCGTCGCCTCTCCCGGGTCCCACGAGCTACGAGATCATCATAGCCGCGCGTGAGCGCACGCCGAACCAACACTCGGGATCGGATCACGGATCCAACGGAGAGCAGGGCGCGTGCAGTTGTCAGGGAGCCCCCATGCTGCCGGAGCTGCAGCGAGAGGCCCGTGGTCGTGGCCCCCGGGCGTCCGGCCGCGGCCGGCGTGGCGCACTCCGCGCGAgcaggggaggcggcggcggccgagctgTGGGGCCCTTGTGTCATTCAGGCGCCACAGCCCTCCGGCCTCTCTGTCGCGACGCCGGATGCGACGAGAACCCTGGCTTTTTCACTGACGCTCTTGATCGGCAGAAGATTACCCATCAAGACGCAGCACGTGTGCACACGCGATACACCACCACGCAGTTGCGCAGACGAACTCGATCCGTAGTTTCAGAAAAAAGAGTAGCGTCGTAGCAAATCCCTCGCCTCGTTTCCTACGGCAGTACGGCTTTGATTTCGGGGAGCCGTCGTTACTTGCTTCCGCGACGCGGACGGTCCGAGGCGTTTAGTTGCCGGACACGTAGTCCCGGCTTGGAAGGGACGGCAGCGTCCAGACGCAAGCGAGTCGTCGCCTCGTGGGCAAACTCTTCCCCGAGCAGGACACGACACGGGGGTCGACGAGAAACAAAAAAGGTACTAGTAGCACGGAGCAATCCCTGAACTCGTTCGCCCCTTGGAGCAGCACGCCAGCCGCTGTTCCAAACCTCCAAGTTCCAACTCCAACGCGGCGTTTGATCGCGGAATGCCACCCCGGGGAGGACGTCGACCAGCCGGGAAGCTGGAAGCGTGCCGATTTGACGCCGAGGAGCGGGGAATTCTGCCGAATTGCCTTCTTGCTCTGTCCCGGTGCCGGCGACGCACGAGGGCGGCGCGCCCGTGCGCGGAAGATTCTGTTGTGCCGAGTGCACTTCGCCCTCTGGAAAATGGAAACATTCTTCTTCCCTTTGCGCCCGTCCAGGGCTCCAATCCTGACTTCAGAATTGGCACGGTCCCTTCGTTCACTTTTCAGAACCCCACACGCCCCCATCGACGCGTACCGGAGCGGAAGACGCGTCCATGCGTCACCGTGAACCCGTCAAGCAAGGTCGTCTCGTGTTTACACCAGTGTGCAACTACACACGCTGTAGGCCAAGCCAGAGGCCCAGACCTCTAGCCCTCCCACAGCTTATCATCTGGTGCCAGCAAGAAACGCAGCAGGGCTGACCAAGGGCACCACATTGTCCGGACGCAACTGCAACACCCGGAGACCGCGACAAAACGGCAGGATTCACTCGGCCGACGCTGCTCTCTTACACAGTGCACTGCAAACTCATCATCATCGGTCGCGAAACACGTCGCATTACGCTATCAGTAAGGTACCTTGCGGGGCGGACAACTGGGCCCCGCCGCATCGCCACCCTGTACACATCGCCAAAAGATTCACAACggccgggcgcgggcgcggccgcACCCTCACCACCGCAGCTGCttcacccctttcttcctgACGACGGCGTCGAGGCGGCCGTCGACCATGCTGATCTGGTCCATGAGGGACCGCCGGATGCGGCCCGGCGGCGTCTCCGTGATGCCTGCCAGGTACACGTCGGAGGAGAGGTCGAACTTCAGCGTCGCCATCGGGGTGTTGGGCTTCTTCACCAGGTCGTCCTCCAGAAGTATCTCCGCCACCCGGGACAGTATGCTGAATGCGACCCCGACAAGGACCCTAGAGTAAGCCTCCACAATGGCATGACCCACGTCCTGCGTACAGGGTAGTTGTTCTTCAATTACATGTTCAGAACTGCATACCTATCAAGTTCGATCGTCGTGATGCAATGCCAAACTTACCACGTTGTATTGGACCTTCAAAACATCTATAAACGTTGGAGGAAGGTTGGGAAATCTGGATTTCAGAAGCTGCACAAGAGTGTCAGCCCTTTCGATGCACGCAGACATCTTGTCGAGTTCTGACGAACTGTCCTTCATGAAGTTCCAGGAATGCCGTCCTGGGGACCTCTTGCTTTTTTCCTCTAAAATCCTTTGGTTCCATGCAAACACTGCGCCCTCCAACCGGTTTATAGTCTCAAGCACGCTGTGCTCAGTTTTCAAACTGAGCGAAACAAAGATTTCCTCTATAGGAATATACTCCGTGGTTATAGCTTGATACAAATCTTCGCCCAAGCTAGCTCTCCCAGACTGCAAATAACAACAAAGTTATTTACAGTGTATCAGAATATCAATTCAATCATGAAAGTAATTTTATTGAAAGATCACCAAAAGGCTGTACTAACAAATAATTAAGTTAAGTGGATACTTGCCTTTGGGAGGGCATCCATAACAGCTGCAGGAATAGGCATATGGAATAGGACTTGTTCGTTGATGGATTTTGCAGCTTTGAGGATCTGATGAACAAGCTTAGCCTGAAAAACAAGCCTTTTTCGCTGAAATTGAGATAGCCCTTGCTCAGGGACACGAGGAGATGGGAGCCACCACTTTTTACTCTTCCTTGGAAAAGTTATTTTTCCCCGCCCATCAGCTCTACTGCCACTCTCCTCGTACCAGAACTCTGTATCTATCATTGAGTCCATCACTTCCTGCATATTTTGTTGCAGATACCATTACTAAATACAAAATATGCCACAAAGAATTAAGAGAAACTAAACCATTAAACAAGGACGAAACCTGCCCTAATTATGCATATGCATAGGACTAACACAGAGAATGACAATTGACAACATACAATGAGCATCGCATCAAGCTTCTGAAGAGCAGGAAGGTTCACATGAACATCTGAACGGGCCTTCGGAGTCATAATCTGCATGATTCAGTTGAAACATAAGTAAATAAGACTCTGAatcattttacttcacaacaagaTATAGCAAGAGAGGAACACTTCATTCAGAGACTAATCACCTCAAATGTGCATCCATCTGCCCCACTTTGCTTCGTCGGAACCAACTCCACCATGTAAGTTGTAGGAGACAGTAACCAGTCCATTTCTTTTCTCCATCTGATCTTTTTCTCTTCACACAATGGTTCCAGCTTCCAGAGTTCTCCAAAAACAGTTGCTGTTACATTAAGTTATCCTTTTCTGTGAGCACAGGGAAACTGCAATGTACACATAAATTTCTTATAAAAGTATACCTGAGAGATTGATTATGCCATTGGACAAGGCCAGAGCAGTACAAACACCCCTAGCTCCTCCAGAAGTGTCATCACCGAGCAATAGCTTTGAAAATTTTTCCTTCATGTTTTCAATATCTGAAGCACTCAAGGTATATGTGATTGGTTTCTTCCCTTTGAAAGGGAGTAGATGAACTGCGATGGGTGTACCCAACTCATCAAGAGAATGCTCATCCTGCTTGCTAAGGCTGTGGGAAGAGAAGGAAGAACCAGAAGCATCTTTACTGGAGCAACTTGAGACTTCATCATCAAGGGAATCATTGGTGACACAACCATCTCCACCTGTTGTTGCGCTAATGCCACTATCATCGTCATAGGCGGAACTATTGATAATGCAGGTCTCAAGGCCATTATATGTCATCACCCCTACATCAATAGGAATTTTAACTTATCTTTGCCATAATGACATG
Coding sequences within it:
- the LOC112873418 gene encoding rop guanine nucleotide exchange factor 14, giving the protein MRMKTLGCCRRRPQDFSIDMDQEPDRVMTYNGLETCIINSSAYDDDSGISATTGGDGCVTNDSLDDEVSSCSSKDASGSSFSSHSLSKQDEHSLDELGTPIAVHLLPFKGKKPITYTLSASDIENMKEKFSKLLLGDDTSGGARGVCTALALSNGIINLSATVFGELWKLEPLCEEKKIRWRKEMDWLLSPTTYMVELVPTKQSGADGCTFEIMTPKARSDVHVNLPALQKLDAMLIEVMDSMIDTEFWYEESGSRADGRGKITFPRKSKKWWLPSPRVPEQGLSQFQRKRLVFQAKLVHQILKAAKSINEQVLFHMPIPAAVMDALPKSGRASLGEDLYQAITTEYIPIEEIFVSLSLKTEHSVLETINRLEGAVFAWNQRILEEKSKRSPGRHSWNFMKDSSSELDKMSACIERADTLVQLLKSRFPNLPPTFIDVLKVQYNVDVGHAIVEAYSRVLVGVAFSILSRVAEILLEDDLVKKPNTPMATLKFDLSSDVYLAGITETPPGRIRRSLMDQISMVDGRLDAVVRKKGVKQLRW